The genomic region AGCCGGTCGACTTGCCGCAGGACTTCCGGGCATTCGACTTCCTGATGCCCTGGCAAGGGCCGGAATATCATCTGCCCGGCGACGAGAAGGCGACGCCCGAGGAACCCGGCGCGCCGTCTCCTGCGCCCTCTCCGACCGGCGGGGCGAAGGTGAACCCTGCAACTCCCGCGAAGACTCCGAAGACGACGGACAAGCCGTCGGATACGGGCGCGGGCAAGCCCGCCGACAGGAAGGCCACGGCAGAGGCCCGCAAGTCCAGCGCCGCGAAGGCCGAGAACCAGATCGACAAGGACGACAGCAAGCTTCCCGAGCCCAAGCCGAAGGGCCGCAACCGCCGCCGGCCGACGGGAGCCGCATGATGTCCACGCGAACGGTAGAGATGACCCTTGGGGCGGCCGGCGCCGACCAGGTGGCCGCGGGCACCGAGAGCGCCGACGCGGCGATCAAGGAATCGATCAGCAACTACACGATCAACTTCGGGCCCCAGCATCCGGCGGCGCACGGGGTGCTCCGGCTGATCATGGAGCTCGACGGCGAGATCGTCGAACGGGTCGATCCGCACATCGGGCTGCTCCACCGCGGCACCGAGAAGCTGATCGAGTACAAGACGTACCAGCAAGCGCTGCCCTATTTCGACCGGCTCGATTACTGCTCGCCGATGTGCATGGAGCACAGCTTCGTGCTCGCGATCGAGAAGCTGATGGGCCTCGAGATCCCGCTCCGCGCCCAGTACATCCGGGTGCTGATGGCGGAATTGACCCGCATCTCCAACCACATGCTGAATCTCGGAAGCCACATCATGGACGTCGGTGCCATGACTCCGAACCTGTGGCTGTTCGAGGTTCGCGAGGACACCCTGCAATTCTATGAGCGCGCGTCGGGCGCCCGGATGCACGCCAATTATTTCCGCGCCGGCGGCGTGCGTTACGACCTTCCGGAAAAGATGCTCGTCGACCTCGGCGACTGGTTGGATACCCGGCTCAAGCTGTTCGAGGACGCGATCAGCCTGGTTGCCGACAACCGCATCTTCAAGCAGCGCAACGTCGATATCGGTGTGGTGAGCAAGGAAGATGCGATCGCGTGGGGCTTCTCCGGGCCGATGATCCGCGCCGCGGGCGTTCCGTGGGATATCCGCCGCTCGCAGCCTTACGAAGTCTATGACCGGATGGAGTTCGACGTTCCGGTCGGCACCAACAGCGACTGCTACGACCGCTTCATGGTCCGATGCGAAGAAGTCCGCCAGTCGGCAAG from Sphingomonas anseongensis harbors:
- a CDS encoding NADH-quinone oxidoreductase subunit D; amino-acid sequence: MTLGAAGADQVAAGTESADAAIKESISNYTINFGPQHPAAHGVLRLIMELDGEIVERVDPHIGLLHRGTEKLIEYKTYQQALPYFDRLDYCSPMCMEHSFVLAIEKLMGLEIPLRAQYIRVLMAELTRISNHMLNLGSHIMDVGAMTPNLWLFEVREDTLQFYERASGARMHANYFRAGGVRYDLPEKMLVDLGDWLDTRLKLFEDAISLVADNRIFKQRNVDIGVVSKEDAIAWGFSGPMIRAAGVPWDIRRSQPYEVYDRMEFDVPVGTNSDCYDRFMVRCEEVRQSARIMRQCLKEMPSGPVATEDRKVFPPPRAEMKTSMEALIHHFKLYSEGYHVPAGEVYVATESPKGEFGVYLVADGTNRPYRCKIRPTAFSHLQAMDFMMKGHMLADTTAVLSAIDVVFGECDR